A window of Garra rufa chromosome 6, GarRuf1.0, whole genome shotgun sequence genomic DNA:
GCTGGGGACAAGTCCACTCTATTGACGATAAAGACGTCCTCCCTCATGTTTTGTTCAATTATAGCGGCACCAAGAGGCGCAATCccaccatattttttttttttttgtgtgcttaGAGTGTGCCCATGCATGtgacaaatttggtgaaaatatctcattttgttttggagttatagacatttttataTATGAATGACAGATGGCTGACATTGTTCACATTTTTTGCCATTTACTATCAACATTTTGGCAGTTGGGCATTAGCATATAGCTGGCACGCTATGTTTCTGAATTTCCTATGGTGGTTTTGTGTTGATAGGAGTAATGGTTTCTAAGatatttgcaaatgttttttaagcgTTTAAATGCAATGTTGCACAAACCATAAGGCAAAACCTGGCATGTTTGGTATCGCTGGACTCGGCAAGGATTCAGGAGTCTAAGAAATTAACGACTCCCGTGAAAATAAGTCGACCACACCCAAAGTTAAAAGCATGTGAATATTTGATTGTACCACTAGACACTTCTCAGACTCCTTTTGGGTATCTTTGTGATGGCCCATACTGAGTTTTGTACCGATACGTCaatgtgttcataaaatatagcattttactacaaaattcaaaatggcctgACATGGAAATATTGGGTATCATTCAACTCAGCATGATACACCAAATCTGGTCTAAAGTGACCAGATTTGTAATTTTGGGACAAACCATTCAGAAATTCTAagcaaaaatacacatttttcatACAGTATCTCCTGACCACTTGGTGACACTGCGCTGAAACAATGCAGGTAGCCTGAGGTCATGCTTATTATAACACACACTATGTTtagtctcaatacgccaaaccattGCGGAGATATAACCTCAATTCTATTTTTGCATGCTTATCATAGAATTTGTTAGTGCATTATTCGAGAAtgatttgactaatcaacttgaatgccataactttttgccagcatggtctaaagataaATAAATCTACAGTAgtcaataaataccattttgttgtttttaaagcgGTAGGTGAACCAATCATCTCTTCAAATTTgctcattattttacaaaataatccTGAATGAACATCACACGGTATCTTGATTATCTCAGATGTCAATacacaatatttttttaatgtttgaaccCATCAACTTTAATCTACAGTAGTCAacttttgaagtggatcaaaacctttcagcAAAGTTGTTCTAAAACCTAAACAATACCGTTTTTTTTAGGACACTTCACATGTTAATAGCTGCACACTCCTGTCTGGTTTGGTCGTTAGATAAAAATGGCAGAtttggcattatgattggtctaattgcctgtcaatcaaactccctgtgAAGGgtcaataaagtttttttttaattctacagacaaataaaaataaacagttgAAAGGTGCAATTTCCATCTCAGAAATTACAAACACACAGCATGCACACCGAGGACAAAGAcgtttcttatttttcttttaaaatgtaaatgtataaacTACAAACAGAGAAATTCTCTTACCGTTTTTCAGAGATGAAGAGATACAGTGAGAACTGCCGTTAGAAGCTCAAGTTTTCAGTTCTGAGATGCACACTTGGGCCTGCAATTGCGCATTGGCTGCATTGTTACAGGTTAATAATGGCAACCTATATTTGCAAGGAATGCATTTTTGAAAGACTTTTGAAGCATGTTTCTATTTTCTGCAGTATTGCATGGAGTGGGATATTGACGCTTAGTGGAGCATGCAACGGATGATTACATTAAGCCATTCTGGATTTTGGTCTGTGTGACGGATATTTACTCGTAAAGTGACATCTGTTGGAACTGTTTTCATTGTCAGAGAAGAAGTACAAACTAAACTCAAGTTGAAATGTAAGTTATTATATGCTAATCACTTGTTTAATGAAATGTTGATTTTCAGAACAACAGCAACATTGCAAGTGTAATACTTACAGAATGACAGAAAAGGGTACGTTTGAGAGCAGCTACAGCCTGCCTTTAATGCAAAGCATAAACGTTACACTGATACATAaggttaaaacataaaaaaatctaaatgatttGGCTTTAAACATGATATAAAGCGTAAAGAAAAACACACATAAGTGATTAAACACTTTTCTATCAATTCATTAACCTTTAACTTCTATTTTAGCCCATACGATCAACAAATTACTTCAGCCATGTGGTATCAATCATCCAGGTCTCTACCAACAAAGAGATTTGTAAAAGCTGTAAAAATGTTGCTGAGTGTCCACAACACTacatcttcttctttttcttcttaggccgaataagaaaataaatgaagaaaGATAGAACAAATGAAAGAAAGAGGGAAGTGGAAccattaataatgaaatatttaaataaaaccatcAAGTACATTAGTCATTTGGAACAGATACTACGTTATGTTTTGTCTCTATCTAGAAGGTGTTCATACTTACTGGGATGTTTTCATACACAGAAGAGTTCAGTTCAAGATTACAGGTATTGGAGCCATGCTGAACGACCTTTATTATTTAAGAGACAAAGTATATTCAGCACTGTGTTACTTACATTTCtatatacttattttttttttataagacaTTTGGTATTTTGACATTGAAGTGTGTTTGGCCAATGGTAAAGAGAGTTTAGTTATTTGAAATCCTCAGCTACAATATTTACCTTTACATTCTCATACAAATGGTCAGCCATCTCAACATTACAAGCTTTGTGTCTGCCATCATGAAATCTGGAAGGATTCATCTTTTCCATTAATGAAACAAaagaacaagaaaaagaaaatcaGACATTAGATTTTTTGAGTGACCAGTTCACTACCTGACCAGTTAAGCTACTGATAaccacattatttttatttttttattttttttatcacctGAGACTTCTTGGCACCATTTCTGTTTTTAATCCATCTGCATACCCTTTAAAGACAATGACTGACAGAATTACAGCCAATCAGAACTTCTTTGTTGCTTAATACAGTTATAATTTTGAACAAATGACATTTTCAAATAGTGTGAGCCATTTTGAATGTGATGGATCACACTATTAGATACAGTTCAATCACATTGCAGTTGCCAcgccatgaaaaaaacaaaacagttttttCTAAATAGTGAAGCCTGATTTTGTTTAACGTTCATGTAGCTGCACAAACGAATGGCATTTCAGCCCACTAAACGAGCAAGGCTGATGCCTATATAAGTCAGCACTGAGTGCCTTTTAATCTGAATCCTGTGTCCTTGCTGactctgaagaagaaaaaaaggcaCCCTTCCTGCTCTCCATAGAAGGACCCCATCAGCAGATTATGGCACTGACAGATTTTGAAGCTGATGACAACACTTCTTGGATGAGCTTTGACTATGCCCTCATTTGGGAAAGCCCACACAGAGACTGCACTCTCTATTATAAGCTGCTCTCATTGTGAGAGCATGAGTCTCAGTGCACTCGCGATTTGCTTTCTTTAAAAATAACAACCCGCTCCTTATTCTCCTCCGTTTTCTTCCTCTCAGGAACCTCAGAGGAAACAATTGTTATGGGACAGAGCAGATGGCTCCTATTGAGCTCATGCTGACCCAACTTCTGCATATCTCATTCTCCATACAGCGAGAGGATTCACTggtgctcttttttttttctgcaaggaCGGGCACGCCACATGATATGTGAGTGGGTTGGTCTCATTTTGGGGTTTCCACGGAATATTTTGCCAATGACACTGTGTCATGGAAAGCTTGTAATGTGAAGGATTAAGCTTCAAGAGGTACCCCACATCTCTGTCACATAGTGAGCCAGGTGGCAGGAAAACTAGGCTGGACACCAAACTCATATGCCACCTCACCAAGGCCATTGAGGAGCTCGCCTTGGAGTGATTGGTTCTAGATGGGTCATAGTGCACTCCCTTCTTGGCCTGCATTCACTTTTTAGTCTTGGCTGCCCACAATTCAATTCCAGAGAAGAGTTTGTTGTGTGCACCTTTGCCCACCTACAGCACTGGGATGGTAAGTCTAGACTGTTTATTCTTTTTAGCCCTGCAGAGCCACTTTGACCCCGGACGGCGTAGCCTACTCTGCAAATGGTCAAGCTAGTTTCATTCCCTGTCGGTGGTATGGACTATTTTTGTCTGAGAACTCCAGGCTCATAGCCTCCCTGCAAACATGTCCTTGTGGGGCCCATGCTGGCTTTTTGCAGGCACAGTTGGCTAGGGCCAACCCACACCAAATCTAAAAAGGCCTAGTGCAGGCTTGCCCAGGTGAGGCCCACATCTTTGGGCTCACCGAAGGCTCTCCCATGATGGCCCAGTGTGGGCAAGCCTGTTTGAGCCTATGCAGGTTTTGTGTAGGTAGCTTTGTAATGCAACTTGGAGAATACTAACAACATTGACTGGCCATTCTTTAGCCACTCAATTGAACTGGAATGGCTCAAACCAAAAGAGATCTTTTCAAAACCTGTTGTTTCATATAGGCTAtagatcctcaaatctggctcaCAAGATCCACTTTAACGCAGAGTTTAGTTCATGCTAATCAATGTTTTCAGGATTAGAAAATCACAGGTGGGTGAGTTTGATCAAAGTTAGAGCTAAGCTCTGTTGGAAAGTGGATCGCACAAGCCATATTTGAGGTGTAAAAGACATGAGCCTGGTAATAAGAATTTTGTGGGTAGTTTTCTTCCTTACCACTAGGGGTGCTAGGGTGTTTTAGGTTTCCTTAAGTAAAGCCATGTGGATAGAGGGAGTTAACAATGGCATGGCACACCTGGGGtgcttttcatttcttatttttgcatcctcgtttcctttccttgcttcctttcctTGCGTCTTAGCTCCACCCCCTTAGGATACGAGGGAAGGATTTAAGGAAAGGAGATGAGGATGGAGGAATCAAAGGATGAACATTGGAATATTCTTGACCACTCAAGCGTCACTTCAAAGCGTCATCAGCTGCGCTAAAGGGATCTGCAAACATATGTTGTTAAAGTTCGTTATTTAaggcattcataataattattaacaaagcaagatgccctgtttatatatatgacattatttacagTGTAAAGGTAAAATATGAATGTAAATTTTTATGACATATCTGAAGGGGGAGGAGTGCGTCACGTTTAGTCGATAAAACACTTCCGCATAGTATACACCTGTGTATCCTCACTCAAGACTCCTCAGGAAGCCTCCTAACTCCTCGATCCTCACCTACTCTCGGTGCAATTAAAGAATTGAGATGTCCTCGATGGCTGAACTCGATCGGTTTCCGGGTCGTAGGATGGAGGAGCGAGGAAACGAGGAGGGATATTGAAAAGCACCCCTGCTCTACACATTGTGCTGTTTCCTGGTTAAATAGCAACCCTGCTCCTTGTTCTCCTCCATTTTCTTGGAGAGGATTCACTGGTGCTCTTTTTTTCTGCAAAGACCTAAACAGGCCTACTGCGGGCTTGTAGAGGTGAGGCCCACAGCTTTGGGCCAATGTGGTAAACGCAATGTGAGTGAAGCATATCGAAATGGAATGTCCCAGTTACTATTGTGGTTTCCTGAGATAACAGGAATGAGCATTGCATACGTTGCTACATACTACAGGTTGATGTTGTCACTTATCAGTCAAAAAATTCTGATAAAATGCACTCAGAGCTCATTTATATCGGCAATCTGCACAGGCTTTTTGGTGGGGTGAAATGCCATTGATTCATGCAGATACATAGTACAGCCATAGTGTGGTAAACGCAATGCTCCTCTGTttatctcagggaaccaaggttatGTTAGTAACTGCAACAGCGACGTGAGCTTAAGACTTCCTTATTCAAGGAGtagctgtcagtgtggaaagatacCGTCATGAAGTCTCAATGAATTCACAACCTTTTACACACACTAAATAGTACCTCACACACATCTTACCAAATCAGCAACATCGTGATGATAACTGCAGCTCCACAAACCACTCCAACGGATATGTACAATATCACCAGTCTCCCTGACGAAAGAGTAGAACTCAAAAAGTTCTGAGCATTTTCATTTGCTTCGATTTAGAAAGAGTCATGTAAGTAAATTAACTGATCTACCTTTCACAGTGACAGTAACAGCATCTGATCTCTGAGATCCATGTTGGTTGTGAGCCTCACAGTAGAAGCGTCCACTCTGTAGtgcactgaaactctgtccagatCCAACAGCTGAGGATTCATCCTCCTTAAACCAGCTGAAGTTCAGagcaggtgggtttgaatcactgctgcagatcagagtcactgaatcaccTTCCAGCATCTGAATGATGGACACTGAGATGTTCCTGGGTGCATCTAAAACAGACAGAATAAACTGCATTATCTTGTTTTGTGATCTGGGCTGTGTATTCCCAAAAAGCATTGTAAGCCTATATAGACAATCAGCTTTAGTCCTGTTCACAGCAACACAAATCTTAAGCACAACGATTTGGTCTGATTTTTGCCTGCAGTATGTCTGTTCAGACCAATGTTAAAAAGGCAGATAGGCTGAAAGAAAATTTAAATTCACTTTATGACAGTAGGTGGcactgacaaaaataaataaataaaaataacctgATAACTCTGGTACCAAAAACACAACCCAGTTGGAAAAAAAAGCATATGccagttaggtatgttttggtgctgggatgctggttttagcttgtttatgctggtcctaaaccagcaaaagaacagcataaaccagcataaaccagcaaaggaccagcataaaccagcaaaagaccagcataaaccggaaaaggaccagcaaaaaccagcaaaggaccaaaataaaccagcaaaggaccaaaataaaccagcaaaggaccaaaataaaccagcaaaggaccaaaacaaaccagcaaaggaccagcataaaccggaaaaggaccagcataaaccggaaaaggaccagcataaaccggcaaaggaccagcataaaccagcaaaggaccagcataaaccagcaaaagaccagcataaaccggaaaaggaccagcaaaaaccagcaaaggaccaaaataaaccagcaaaggaccaaaataaaccagcaaaggaccaaaataaaccagcaaaggaccaaaacaaaccagcaaaggaccagcataaaccggaaaaggaccagcataaaccggaaaaggaccagcataaaccggcaaaggaccagcataaaccagtaaaggaccagcaaaaaccagcaaaggaccaaaataaatcagcaaaggaccaaaataaaccagcaaaggaccaaaacaaaccagcaaaggaccagcataaaccggaaaaggaccagcataaaccggcaaaggaccagcataaaccagcaaaggaccagcataaaccagtaaaggaccagcaaaaaccagcaaaggaccaaaataaatcagcaaaggaccaaaataaaccagcaaaggaccaaaacaaaccagcaaaggaccagcataaaccagcaaaggaccagcataaaccggaaaaggaccagcataaaccggaaaaggaccagcataaaccggcaaaggaccagcataaaccagctaaaaccagcatcccagcagcaaaacatacctaaccagcatatgctgttttttttttttttttttttttttcaacagggaagctTTCTGTCTTGGTGTAAACAAGAGCAGATCTTAAAAATCACAACACGTCGGGGGAAACACGGCACTGTTTTTACTACATAATTTCATAAACCATCATTAACTTACACATGATGTTTAAAGTCACAGCATCAGAGTATTTCTCTCCATGTTCATTGATGGACTTGCACTTGTATTCtccactgtgatcagagctgatctTTGAGATGTTGTAGATTCTTCCAGATCCTACAAAAGTTCCTCCTTTAAACCAGCTGATTTCtgcaggtgggtttgaatcacagttcagagtcactgaatctccctccactaTTTCACCAGATGGACTGATGGACACTGAGACATCTGAAAAGAATACAAATCATATCCCTAAATCAACTTATTCAAACTAAatctattttcttttcttttgaagAACTAATGAATCTGTACTCACACGTGACATCTAGATAAACAGCAGGAGAGATGTAAGTGTGTCCATGTAGAGCACAGCTATATCTGCCTGCATCCTCTCTTCTGACTGACTGCAGCAGGAGTTGATTGTTTGTGTCTCTTCTCTCAGTTAATGGCTGTGAGTTTCTGTACCAGATGAATGTTGCTCTGTCAGTCAGAGTGCAGCTGCTTTTACATGTCAGACGGACTGAATCTCCCTCTGTCACTCTCTCAGGAGACTCCACCTGAAGAtctgaacacaacacacacattatatCTAGTGCTGCTGTCATACACTCATTATTATTCAACATAATGCACAGAAGAAGAGTGAAACCCCACCTGTATCATCTGTGACAGTAAGAGTCAATCCTGGTTTACCAATCCATTTCACATTTTGTTTATCAGTAGTGAATCTGAAATAGTACTTGTGTGAAtccttctgtgtcacatgactcAGTCTGATGGTGCAGTTCTGCTCTTTATCTCCCAGATACTGAAGCCTCTGACTGTATTCAGGATCCTCAGACAGGTCTGGATACTCATCATCAGCATTTTTAACATCTGTTTTGGTCCAGAACACTTTCTCGATCCGACGGTCAGTGGGGTATGTAAAAGTGCAGCCGATTATCACTGATGAGTTCTTTAGAGCACAGATGTGTGAAGAGCCGTAACGCACATCCTCCTTCTCACTATAagcctctaaaaaaaaaaaaaaaaaaaaaaaaaaaaaaaaaaacacacacttagcaaaactgcactgtgaaaaatctcttGAGCATGTTTTAAGTGCTGCAGTGACTCACTGTGAATCATGAGCAGGAAGatcagaggaagaggaggagctaTTCTGACTGACATCACCACAGCAATACCTACAAAAAATAAACAGTAGCTTAGTTTTCAGCTTTAAAGTCAGTATGAAGCATATGAAAACAATACTACTTTATTTTTCAAAGAAAATGACAACAGCTCTTCCACAGTCATTTTTGCTCTGCATGAATCTGTAGCTAACTTTCCAACGTCTTTCCCCGCCCCTTTTGATTAACAGCATGTCATACAAGCATGTAAATCTATTTTTCatggtaattttatttttaaaaaatccctttctGTCTATGTATGCACACTTTGCAAGTCTTTGGTATAACTCATATTGTTTATTGaatgtttgaatgtttttttgttgacaATTTCCCCTGACCCACAGCTCAAGCTTTCAATCCGTCATTATGCAGTTAAATTTTCCACAACATAGTGAGAAAGATTTAGACCTACCTTTCTTACTGAAATACAGccctgtgacaactagccccaacCAATCTCCAATTTCTAAGTATTTTACAGAACGGTTATAAAATTATGCACTTACTTGTTTCAACAACACTCATGCCCAGTGCCAGCCCTACAAATGATCAAGATGAAAGCAGCATTGCGGTTTTTTACACTCTAAATATCACGTGATTAACACATTATATTTTAGTATGATTTTGAGACAGCTCAACTTATGCTGAAAATAGAGACAACAAGGAACAGAGAAAACAACTGCTAAACTTTAATCTGCCAGACCCGAAATAATGGATAGCATTGCATTGGCAGTGACTGCAATATGATGTGCATGTGATAAACCTCCAATTCATTGCAATTTCGAAATTAAATTAACTAAGACATCAACATAAGATGATGAAGAAACTAGAAAGCTTCTAACCTTTTTTATTCTCAGTGGTTTTGTTCTCGGAAGTGTCATTTCTTGCTAGACATAGTCACAAATATAGTTGTACTTAGAGaagtgataaaaaaaaagtgtgaaaaagtGTGACAGCGGCATCACTCTGTGGTTGACTGTGATCATGTGACCTTCATGAGAGAAGGAGGGACGCTGAGGAACATCACAGAAAGAAGGAAGAGAAACTCAGTAAAGTTTGAGGCCTTGTCGTGGTTGGGGCTAGAAGGGATTCAGGGATAcattgaggttcaaaaaacattattttctatAGACTTTCTATATACTACAAAAAAACTGTGTTGCACCTCTCTGTCCAGCCTTTCTGAAACActtagatttttacaaaactcatcgttgatgcaAACCGAGGTGTTtgctgattggccagctatctggtgtgttgtgattggccgaataacTCAAGTGTGTGACGAAAATGCTACTGAATTATCTAAGAATTCTTTATTTATTACTAAAGGTTTAACTATATTTTCGCTTTAGAATAGGCCTACTGTTTCAGGTTCAAAATAGGTcctgcagaattatttgataattatttattattttctaatgGGTTACCTGCATTTTTACCTTCCCTCAGTCATGGCCTTGCATACAGGAAATTAATTAATATGGTATATGCTGAAGCACGCATACAGTACTGTATATAACATAtaaaaagtcaagtcaagtcacctttatttatatagcgcttttaacaatacagattgtgtcaaagcaactgcacagtatttaaacagcacaatagtgtgtaagtaacacattattgtaaacaatcaattttcaattAAAGGCAGTTCACcagtgaattcagtgatatcatcgtcagtggcggcaaggaaccaaaactccacaggtgacagaaatggggaaaaaaaaaaaccttgggagaaaccaggctcagtcgggggaccagttctcctctggccagacgaaaccagcagtttgtaccaatgtctgattgtagagaactcatcaggttcctgtggtgtagcactgatggccgtctaggttggcgaggtctttagtgatgatcggtctctggagctcatctggttgacatccatggctatagaagtcatctccaggtggtgatccatgatctaaaaTGGgtatggactggatccggggggctgcagtgaccatctgatctgacCATCTAATGCGATAACTTAGGTAAGTTATCGCATGGCACTGGAGTGAAGCTGATTTCTTACAAAGCATTCACAAATCAATTCAATACACAGGAAAAACCTCTATAAAGTTTATTGCATGAATTAATTTTGCATTTtcatactactactactgctaataacaTTCATGTATGAAAGAGTCACAACTCAGTGTAATTGTGTATGACTGTTCATTAGTAGTTACTTCATAGTTATTTTTTCTTGAACCGTGACTGCTAGATAATTAATAGTAGCTCTTCAGGAGGTATATCAGAAcacattagttattgattagctaaCTGTTACTTAACACAGTCATAAAATTAtattacatactgattagttaacATATCTTCTTTAGTAGTTAACAGTAGTGAGTCaagtgttaatgaatagttacctgttagttcttcaataattcCTTATTAGTTCTGCAATAAGTAAGAAACAGTATTCTGAAGTGTTACCActaatactaatatatatatatatatatatatatatataggaataaTACAATCTGCAAAGATGTGCTGCAAAGAGTAACTTCAACGTTACAATGTTTGTCTTCAATGGCGTCATCTTTGAGAGTATGATCTTTGCCTTTCCATGCATTCCTAATCTATTTTTTTTATGACTGCTTTTGACAATGACTAATGCATCTATCTTAATTATTTAAAGAGACGAAAGCAGCAGTTGTGAATAAGGTGGCCAACCCTAGCTTCACCCCTGCGTTAattgcattaaaggattagttcaactttcataacaacaatgcacagatgtactcaaccccttgtcatccaagatgttcatgtctttctttcctcagttgtaaagaaattgtgttttgaggaaaacacttcaggattttctctttataatggatatggatggcgccccgaagtttgaacttccgaaatgcagtttaaatgcagcttcaaaaggctctaaacgatcccagccgaggaggaagggtcttatctagcgaaacgatgggttattttagaaaaatattgacaatttatatactttttaacttcaaatgctcgtcttgtctcgtctctgcgcagTGAATGTGTAGTGAGTCtaatccgggtcaatgcagttagggtatgtctaaaaactcccatctcgtttatgtcttcattGTCAAAATAGTCCTTTAATGCTGTTTTTGcctgtttttttgtaaagggagtttgagtttctttgtatgttcactttgtaaacactatgtttGTACTTTTGCAGCaatctaaggtgattttgaagttaggaaagaaaacgagatgggagtttttagacgttcCCTAACTGTATATACCCGAATCACACAGACGTCGCATACACTGCGCAGAGAtgggacaagacgagcatttgaggttaaaaagtatatgaattgtcaatttgttttgaaaataaccgatcgtttcgctagataagacccttcctcctcggctgggatcgtttagagccttttcaTTTTTATGACTGCTTTGACAAGGAATAATGcatctattttaattatttaaaacattttagagCTTAAATCTACAACTCTCATCTTTTAA
This region includes:
- the LOC141336779 gene encoding B-cell receptor CD22-like; this encodes MSVRIAPPLPLIFLLMIHKAYSEKEDVRYGSSHICALKNSSVIIGCTFTYPTDRRIEKVFWTKTDVKNADDEYPDLSEDPEYSQRLQYLGDKEQNCTIRLSHVTQKDSHKYYFRFTTDKQNVKWIGKPGLTLTVTDDTDLQVESPERVTEGDSVRLTCKSSCTLTDRATFIWYRNSQPLTERRDTNNQLLLQSVRREDAGRYSCALHGHTYISPAVYLDVTYVSVSISPSGEIVEGDSVTLNCDSNPPAEISWFKGGTFVGSGRIYNISKISSDHSGEYKCKSINEHGEKYSDAVTLNIMYAPRNISVSIIQMLEGDSVTLICSSDSNPPALNFSWFKEDESSAVGSGQSFSALQSGRFYCEAHNQHGSQRSDAVTVTVKGNHNSNWDIPFRYASLTLRLPHWPKAVGLTSTSPQ